Part of the Vigna unguiculata cultivar IT97K-499-35 chromosome 3, ASM411807v1, whole genome shotgun sequence genome, aattattttggtagctgatgttagtgaccaatttaaaaaccaattcacaaTTGAaactatactattttaattatcaatttagaaatttattataattttttggaactattttagttgttaaattggtcactatatagtgactaatattttcttttttactaaaattggttactattgAGAGATTTTATCGtagtgtattataattttataacttagaTATTTCATTGATAATTATCCTTAAAATATCAGATACAATATGTGTCAGACACGGATACGTAACACAAAttgaagtatcggtgcatcGTAATTCTTTCACCATATTAAGcagaataataaatatattacttattgaaactaaaatattattttgtatgagTTGTGACTCATATACTTTAATAAAAGTGAGGTGTAGTTTGGTAACATTCCAAAAAGTAAAAGATGACACGAACAAGATACAGAAAAGTTTGATTCTCTACTTTTCCACCATACTATTAGTTGTAGGTAGCATATCAAGATCAAACTGACAACTCAGTTCAACGAGGGTCCTACATCTCACTCatcatctttctttcttttagaCCTCACCATTGGTGCGTAATGCAAATGCAAATGCAATGCAATGGCAGGTACAGTAAAACACGTGAGCGATGCAAAACTTGGCACACTCATTTAGATGGTGCATGATGCGCCACGTTTACGTTGCCAAAACTGGACAATAGGACCCAACCTCACAATCGTACTCATCACTCTCTGCATCTTCACGACACAACCATGCACCACACGTCTCACCTTAACCTCATTCTCCTTTTATTTTGTGGTCCTCTCTCTGTCTctagtaacttttttttagggTCGTGTTTCTCAGCATCTAATTAGGAACAAACAGTATCATAACTAATCACTGCTTTAGCAGAAGcattattattactttcatGATCATTATAACTATTGTTGGCCAATCAAGATTCAAAACCATGCTAGAGTTCTTTCTGGTGGCCCAATTTGTTCAGATTTCTCACCCTTTTACCCATGTGCCCATGTACCTGAGGACAACCCGATGCAATTAATAGAAAAGATTTTGGACCAGCCACTTTCGACCTTCCTTCCATCTCACGCTTTTAATACATGTTTTTAGGGCATAACACTCTTAACTTTCAATTAGTTAAACGTTCAGTAATTGGATTTTCATACACCCAatctaacaaaaatatttgatacAATCACGCATGGGAAAAATAACTCTATACATGTAAAAAGAGTTTTCTCTCCAATCTCATAACTCTTTATTCCTTAAGGGCGATATATAACTAGCAAAACCAACCTTCCTATTGTATGGTTACAGTGTTGAACTTCTGCTCAGTGGTGCTTGTTGTCGCCTACATCATTTACAAACACCAGAGTCAATAACTTTGTTatacaaaaagaaaagcaaTTCTCAAATTCCTTCTATTTGTTAAGTGTACAAAACAAAAGCTTGATATGATTTGCAACCAATCAAAAAGTAAAACTAATCTGCCAAAACATAGAGGAAAAGGTATTTGTTCTACTGATACAGAAACACACACTTGCAAGATTGAGACTAagaaagttaaaagaaaatctaGTTAGGCAGGGACAAGAGATTACATTGGCCCCAACTGATGTTACAAAATTGCAAACTGCACATTTCACGGATCTTGCTCCATATTGGTACATCAGTAGCATCCTGCAGTTCCCACAGTTGACATGTGCCACCTGATTTGCTGATTCAATACACACTTGATGCTTACCCACAAAATAGAGACTTAAACCACAATGATTTAGCTCACAACACAAACATCTCCTAAATTCTCTCCATCATGCATACACAATTCTTTAAACATCAGTACTAAAATACCTTCCAAAGCTAGATTCACCGTGTGACAACAAGAACATTGCACATTTGTCGCTCCTCGGATGTACATGAGTAGTGTATGGCAACCTCCGCAAACTAGCTGGGCCATTTCTGTGCCTGTCATTGAAATCACACAACTTTCACATAACATACACACCAGTGGaattacataaagagtaatagACTCAGTGAGGAGAAACTGCATCATACCAGGAGGTGGCACTGCTGTGACTGCATTGCAAACAGCACAGCACACAGAGGTGGCTCCAACTGGATACATCAGAAGGTTTCTACATCCAGAACAGACAAGTTGACTCTGTGCACCTGGCACTCAACAAAATTTTTCATGTATAAATAACTCTAAGTAACAAACATATAGCCACAACATTCTAAATGCTCTAGCATTCATTCTCTCTCAAAGAGAGGTTCAATCTACAAACTACAAGCCACCAGATGAGAAATTGGACTATTTcagaaaaccaaaattaaaaaggaaaagcaTATAATGAACCATCTCAAATCCACACATTCCACTCAAATCAGAGTCTCAAAGGAATCTCACTTAAGAATCCTCATACCTAATCCATCATTTATCCTCTTAGCCAAAGGAAAAGAGGAATTATTGTTTCTTTTCAGTTATGCTACTTTTACATTCAATTTTAGAATTTGTCTAAATGATGCAAAAGAAGTAAGAATTCAAATCTccaataattccatcaccaaaAAGCAATGAGATGATGGGAAGATTTGTTGGCAAGAAGTTGAGGAAAAGGAAAGGCGGATAAGATACCATTAGCAGGTGGTGTATAAGGAGTTGGTGGTGCAGGGTAGGGGGCAAGTGGAACTGGCATTATAAaggattaaaaaatgttatctttctCTGCTGAACTCTACTCAGAGAACAAAGCAGTTTCTCCCATTTTTTTCAGCTCCTGAAAAAGTAAGCAAATATAGTAAAGACTCAATCTGGGGAGggaaagatagaaaaaaaaaaaaaagtttgatgcACATGGTGATGGAACAGAAAGACATGATGTAGAGGGAGAAGGAAACCCGTGAAGTAGAAGGTGCCAGCAAATCAAATGGTAAAGCAGATGATAAAGTAAGAGTCAAATGAAGAGGTTCTCTCTATGCATGAAACTGTAGGAAAAGAGTTCATAGAAGACTATAAGAGTTAAGCTAAGGCCTTTCACTGAGAGTGTGGTATTTATGTAAGAGGAAAATAGTCCTGCTCCAACTTGCTATGATGTAGAGTGGCCCAATTTGTTCAGCTTTCTCACCCTTTTACCCATGTGCCCATGTACCTGAGGACAACCCGATGCAGTTAATAGACAAGATTTTGGACCAGCCACTTTCGCACCTTCCTTCCATCTCACACTGTTAAtactctttaatatttttagggCATAACACTCTTAACTTTCAATTAGTTAAACGTGCATTAACTGGATTTGTTAACAACCAAGTTCAACTCTCACACACACACCCTACCTcccttttaaagacaaaaaaaaaaaaaatagaatcctAGTCACTGttctttctgtttttgttttccaaGACATTTTTTCTTCGAGAGGAGAAGCACTGTTTAACTATGCAGACATCAtgaaaaattaatcttttttaagGTAATTAAGCAGGTGTTGGTTCAAGTGAGTGTCCTTATTCTTGTAAAAGTGGATAGAACAAGAATACTCTCAAACATTGTAGATACGGTATGGGGAAAAGAGGAAAGTAggtttatttataagaaaatgagAAGAAAGGAAGAGAGAATGAAAATTTGGGAAGTGAGGCATGGGTGGACTAAGCAACATTAGAAAGAACCAAAAACAAGCAGAGATAAGCATTAGAGAGGCATAAGGGACCACAAAGTGTAGTTTTGTTGGATTTTCTCCGCGTTCTAACTCTCATCCTAACTGGATATTCCTACCATTATTGTTCTACATGTGTCACTCAATTATTCAcctctgcattttttttttctcttcctcaTTCAACCTCTCTTAAATACatcttcatttttcatatatctttcaacctattttttattttctataagcATGGGCCATGGAAAAGTCACCTACTTGTAGCACATTAATTCTTCTGAGTCATTCAATAGGATCAAATCAAATACAAcacacttttatttattttaatggttTAACAAAATTGGTTCTAGTATAGAACATACTTGTTGGctaaaaaagaaaacgaaattTAGATTGAGGTGAGCATTGATAAAATCGGTTAACTTGTTGTGGCAGAGGGTTGGaacatttattttcttacacTGCTACTGTTTATCTAAATAAACTATAACTTTAAGACTTTATTCgagatgtcaaaaatatccgtacctGCGGATATCTGTGGATAAAACTCGCAATGGGTAGgaaaacggatattaaaaatggatatttGCTATCTGtgggtacggatatttttgatacccgcatgttaacaggGCGGGTACGGGTAACATAGTATCCAtactcgtggatacccgtacccgctaaactttaattaacaaaaatacccttatatatatatatatatatatatatatatatatatatatatatatatatattagtaaaaaacattctaACGTAATTTTTTCTAGgctgcacatcttgtcttttgtcttcattcttccaagTATATCCCtcgacattcttctctttcactTCTTtaaaattgggcatatacatcaaactcTATATAAACAGTGACGTTTATGGTACTTGTTGTTAAATaatagaatcaaaataagaatacttggcacacATATAGAAAGTGGACttgttgatcaaagcactaattaaagaattttcattatgttgaagatcattttatatttatttttataattatttggacttgtatgaacttgagtttgtttgaactttatttgaaatttatgacagtgatgtattttattttattttatttgaatttatgattaaatatttgtttttaaaataattttgtaaaaaccCGTGAATACCTCGGATATGAATAAAATAAGCGGATACCCACATAACGAATATTCGagatatggatacgggtacgaGAGTTATTACTCGTACCCTATCCGCCTGGTTGACATCCCTAGgttttatataaagaaaaaaaaaataggaagaaaaatATAGTGAGAAAAAGATCAACTGAACGAAACaacattttgtgtttttcaataCATGCTTTTATGACTACACTTTCCtccatttttttctctatttttgtttttctttcgtGGAAATGGTTTTTTTGTAAGTTTCATAATTTTCATGCTGCCACGTTTAGATAATATTAAAAGagtttcaatataattattactttaataagTGAAGAACTTCTAATGTTAGGGAAACTTTTGGCATGAAGATGGAAAAAAAGTTAAGATGAAAATGGAtcgaaattaatttattatttaaatatattttttaaattaccttTTTTAAGACgcttttatatcaatttttatgACAGTGTACCTACTAATGGATAAAAACAAATCATAAGTTGTGTACTAATtaactaatatatttatttatttgtgacAATTAATGCATTTATGTGTTAAGGTTTGCCTTAATCCTTCTTTTATATCATAGTTTATATTCTTGACAACCACTTATCTCATACCAACCACTAACTTTTGAATGTTGAATttgattagggatgtcaaagtGAGTTAACCCGACTTTATGGATTGGTTCACCAaggattgaattaaaaaattgtcagTTCAATCCAATTTACTTTTTGGTGAGCCAGAATTTTTGCAATCCGGTCCGACCCACAACAAGTTGATGAGTTTGTGGGTTAacttacttaaatatattttttttgtaatttattttatatgtttattacaTTACAATGAGAGtgaattgacttaatttattttttataatagtgaaataaaaatgttcacataatttt contains:
- the LOC114175844 gene encoding protein LOL1-like, with amino-acid sequence MPVPLAPYPAPPTPYTPPANGAQSQLVCSGCRNLLMYPVGATSVCCAVCNAVTAVPPPGTEMAQLVCGGCHTLLMYIRGATNVQCSCCHTVNLALEANQVAHVNCGNCRMLLMYQYGARSVKCAVCNFVTSVGANATTSTTEQKFNTVTIQ